Within the Dehalococcoidia bacterium genome, the region GCCCGACGACGCCGATGCAAGCGGCGTGCACTGCCCCCTTTGCCTGCGCGTCTTCCCGCTCAACGCGCCCGAGGGCGCCTCAGCGGACGATCTGCATCGCGCGGCGCAGGCCGCGCAGGCACTGATCGAGGCAGACTGCCCGCAGCATCGGGAGTACGCCGGCCTGGCCGCTGTAGAGACGAAGACGCGGGGCGCAGTGTCGCTGGACGTGCTGCCGCCGGCCTCCGGACGTTCGCGACGGCGCGGCGGGCGGGGCCGTCTGTTCGCGGGCGCGGCGGTGATCGCCGCCCTCGCGTTTGCCGGCGTCCTTGCCTTCAGCCGTGGTTACGAGAGCCGGCGCGTGAACGGCAGCGACCGGGGCAGCAGTGCCGTCGGCACCGCCTTGCCGCCGACGCCCACGGCGGAAGCATCGGCGGGCGTACCCGGCGTCGCGGCGATCGTGCGTTCCACGCCGAACGCAGGAGCGGCGGCCTCGCCCGCGGCCACGGCGTCGCCGGCGGTCGGCGCCAGCCCGTCGCCGAGCCCCACGCCATCGCCCAGCCCAACGCCGAGTCCGTCGCCGTCACCGACCCCGCAGCCGACCGCCTCGCCCACGCCCGAGCCGACGCCGGCGCCGACCCCGCCGCCGCAGACCGCCGCGCCGATCGACAACGGCTGCCCGATCGACTTCCCCGTGAAGGTTACGATGCAGAACCGCGCATACGACGTCACCAGCAGCCGCTACACCGCGATGGTGCCCGTCACCTGCTACGTGAACGTCGCCGCGGCCAACGCCGCCGGCTATCAAACCGGCCGCTGAGCGGCGGCCGGAGCTCTCCGTGCGCGCAGGGCCGCGGGCCTGCCGCCCCGTCGCGTTCGGACTAAATCACGCCCAAAAACAGAAGAACGAGCAGAACCAGGCACCAAAAGACGATGCTGATGAGCAGGCCGATCACGAGACCGCGGATGGCGCGCGGGCGAGTATCGACAAGGTAGTCTGGCGATTCATGGCCGGCGGGAGCAGCCGGCGTGGTGGACACTCGCTCGCCGGCCCGTCTTGCCTCGCACACGCACCGAGTATGTCACTCGAACCTGTGCCGCAACAAGCCCATACCGCCGCGGCTCGGACGCCGGGGATGGTCGAATGGCGATGCGGGTCGGCGCCGTCGGATGGGCCGCTCAGGCGCTGCGAGCCACGGCAACGGCGGTCGGCGTGAGTGCCGGCTTGACGAGTTCCACCGGCGCGAGCTCGGGAAGCGTGAACGTGAATGCGGCGCCCTGACCGCTTCCGGGCTCCAACCAGATCTGCCCGCCCATCGTGTGCACCAGCCGCCTCACGATGAAGAGACCGAGGCCATGGCCGGCCGGGCGCTCGTCCGCGGCTCCACCCCGGTAGAAGCGATCGAACACGCGCGGCGCCACCTCGGCGGCGATCCCCGGACCGCTGTCGCGGACGGTGATGCGCACCTCGCCGTCGAACCGGCAGGCAGAGACGGAGATGCTGTCGTCTGGTGACGTGTGCTTAATCGCATTCGTCAGCAGGTTGCGCAGCACGGTCCGCAGCTTTGCGCCGTCGGCGAAGACGGTCAGGGCCGGATCGAGGCAGATGTGGATGCGCGAGCTGTCGGCAGCCGACAACGCCAGCTCGTCGATCAGCGCCGTACACCCCTGGCGCAGGTTTACCCGGTCACGTCGGCAGGTTTCGGGACGCGCCGAAGCCTGGTACGCGTCGAGCACATCGGCGGCAATCTTGTCGGTGCGCTCGACGAGACGCGCGACGTTGCCCATCAGATAGAGGCGTTCGTCGGTGGTGACGTCGTCTTCGATCGCGAGCTGGCTCGCCACGCGAAGCGCGGTCAGGGGCGAGCGGAGGTCGTGGGCCATCATCGCGGTAAGATCGAGCCCGCTCAGGTCGTCTTCCGGCGTGCCGCCCTTCGCGTGCCCCTCGGGCGCGAGGCTAACGGCAACGATGCCCGACTGACCCGGGGCTGCCACCGCCCAGACGCTGGCGGTGGACGTGGACTCGGCCAGAACAACGTCGACGAGGATGGTGTCCAGGGCGGTCACGATCGGACCTTCGCCGCGCAGCGCCCTATGCAGCACACAGTCGCATTCCTGCGGACCAGCGCAGAGCCTGAGGCCGATGAGGCTGGCGGCGACTCGTCCCAGCGCCCGCTCCGCGGCGGCGTTGACCACGATCACACGGGCGTAGCGATTCAGCAGCAGCAGCGGCGACGGGAGGTCGCGCAGCAGGCGACCGAACGGCAGCCCGATCTGGCTGACGAGATCCGTTGCCAGGGCGGCGCAGATCTCGGGGCGGCGGCGGGCCAGGCCCACACGCAGGGTCGCAAGATCGCGTTCAAAGGCGCTGGCTGAAGCGGTGGCGTTCGCCTTCACGACCACCAGACCGCGCGCCGGCTCCGTGGCGATCAGCGGGCCGGCCGCAATCATCGCGTCCGCGTTCAGGCCGGCGCCGACGTCTTGCCCAAACGCCTCGCGCTCAATTCCCAGGCCAGGCTGCCGCCACGAACCGTGCTTCAGAACCTCGGCAAGGAGCGGGCAGCGATCCAGCACGAGCCGCACATGTTCGGGCGGGGCCGCGACCCAGCCCTGCTCGGCCGATGCCGCGGCACGCAGGACCAGGGCGCGCTGGTCGTCGCTCAGGGTAAAGACGCGGACGCAGGCAAAGCTGCCGGTGGCCGCGATCTGGGCCGCAAGGGGATAGAGGACAGCGTCTGGGTCGGCGCCTTCGGCGCTGTATGAACTCTCGACGCCGCCTGGCGCGGTGGTCCGCCGGCGATGGAAGCGACGGGCGCGCCAGCCCTTCGCGGATGCCGGCATTCGACCGGCGATGCCTGCCGCTGCACCTGCGAGGACCGCAAGCAGCGTCAACGCCGGTGTCCAGGCAAGCAGGACGACGCAGGCGATGGCGACCACGGCAGCGAGGGTAAGCTCTGCGAGCACGAGCAACACGACCTCGGTTGGCCTGGGCCTCCGTGCCTTCGCGCGCGCAAGCACGCCGAAGACCGCAACGCCGGTGGCCAGGGCGATGATGCCGAGGCCAGCTACATCAAGTATCGATGGCCAACGCTGATGGGCGAGGTACAACGCGGCGATGGCGAGGACGGCAGCGATTGCGTCACCTGCGAGCAGCCGCACCGGACCCCACGCTCGGGCGAAACCGTGTTCGGCGGCGGCACGGCCTTCGGCCGAACCACCGCGGGCTGCTGGCTGCTGCAACATCCGCCCTCTACTCCAGGCCGCCCGACCACAGTGATCGTGCAGCGTGTCGCGCGATCCTACGGATCTGAAGCCAGCCGTCTCAACCTTTTCGTGCGATCTGACCGGGCATCGGGTGTAGAAATGGTGAAGGACCCGAGTTATCGTAACCCGGTGACGATCCGAGATTCACCACGGCGCGTCGTCCTTTTCGTGCACGAATGGGTATCGGGTGCGAGACAACGGCTAGCGAGTTGGACTATGATTGGCGCCGCTGGGATGTTCCGTTCGCCGGCAGACGCTCCCTGCGGAGCCAGGGGTACGGCGAGCGCCGCCCTGGCGATGCGACACTCCCCGAGCTGAGGAAGCCCTTGCCTGCACGGGAAGCGATCAGTGTCCTCATCGCCGATCCGAGCGCTATTCGGCGGCTGGCGATCGGCGACGTGCTGCGCCGGCACAAAGGGATCGTCCTCATCGGTGAAGCCGATGGTGAAGCGTCCGCATGCGCGATGTCCGCCGACCACCAGCCCGCCGTCTGCCTGGCCCACGCGGTGCTGCTGAGCACAAGCCCGGCCTGGCTCGATCGGCTACACTCGGCCGCGCCGTATACCACGGTGCTGGTGTATGGCGCGAACCCTGCGGCGGATACCGCCAGTGAGCTGCTTCGCGCCGGAGTTCGTGGCCTCATCGCGCCAGATACCACCGCGGCACAGTTCGTCCAGCTCCTGAGCGTCGTCGGCTCGCGCCAGGTCGAGAGACGCGGTCCCGGCAGCAACCTTGCTCTCCCAGTTCTGCTCACATCCGACGAAGGCGTTGCCCCGCCACGGGCTGCCGCCCCGGCTCGCTTGACAGGACATCAACTCGAGGTGCTCGACCTTGTGGCCGCCGGCCATTCGAATCGCGAGATCGCCTGGCGACTCGGCCGCTCCGAACACACCGTTCGGGCGCACCTGCGGACGGCCTACAGGCGCATCGGCGCACGGAACCGCGCCCAGGCGGTGAGCTGGCTGATCGGCGCCGGGCTGTATCAGGAGGAGCGTCCACCCGGCGGGATCGCGGATACCGACGTCGTGGAACTCCGGGAGGGGGGCTGATGAAGCAGGCGGGTGCGCTGCCGGATGCGGATCATCAGGGCGCGGCGGTACGGTTGCTGATCTCGACGCAGCACGTCCTCTTGGCGGAGGGTATCCGCTCGCTCGCTCACGAGCGGCCCGGCATCGTCACCCGGGTCGCCTGTGAGGAGCGGGCGCTGACCGATGCCCTGCAGTCCTGGGCGCCAACGGTCGTCCTCGTCGACGCGATCAGCCGCGTCCAGCGCATCGCGGACGCGACCATGCTCAATGGTGCGGGCAGCGAACCCGCCGTGGTCGTCCTCGCGCCGGATGAGCCGGTTCAGATCGAAGTCGCGCTGCTGGCCGGCGCCCGCGGGTTTATTCCGCACGGGGCCAGCGCCGGCTCGCTGTTTGCCTGCATTGAGGCGGTCTCGCGCGGGGAATGGGGACTGCCCCGCAACTTCGTCGGCGAACTGGTTGAGGAGTATCTCTCAAGGAGAAGCGATCGACCCGCGCTGGTCATGCCGCTCGAAGCGCGAGAACGGCAGATTCTGGAGCTGTTTGCGGGCGGCATGAGCGCCGCGAAGATCGGTGACTGTCTTTTTCTCTCCGAGAGTGCCATACGGACGGAACTGCGTATCCTGAAGCGCAAGTTCGGCGCGACCAGCAGGGCGCGGCTCGTGGCGCTTGCCCTGCGCAATGGCGTGGTTCCGCAGAGCGAACCGCCGGCCGCCGCGTGGGATCGGTCCGAAGCCGGCCCTGACGCGGCTGCGCTGTGATGCCCGCCGACGCGCGGGCCAAAGGGGCCGGTGCGGCGCTGAATACTCGACTCCCACGCTGCATTGAAACCTTTGCACCGGATCGTCCATCGTCCTGCACCCGCTCTGCGCCGGACTCAGGCTAGCCTCGGTTCGTGCTCCTGGAGTCCCCGGCGAGAAGCCGCATCGCGGCGACGATCGCTTCGCTGCAGGACTCCAGGAGCGTCTATGCGAGCGTGCAAACACGGCTCGACCCTGCCCGACCGCAGCCGCCGGAGGTCATGGTGCTGAAGGAGTGCCGCATCCTGAGCGTGGGTATCGACCGGGTTACGCTGCCCGAGGCGGCAGCGCGGTTGGAGGCGCTCGTCACTGCCGGCGGCTCGCATCAGGTCGTCACGGTGAACCTCGACTTCCTGCGCCTGGCACAGCGGGACGCCGAGTTTCGGCGCGTGCTCAACGCCGCGGCCCTCGCCGTCGCCGACGGTGCACCGCTGGTCTGGGCTTCACGGCTGGCCGGAACTCCCCTGCCGGCGCGGGTGACGGGCGTCGAGCTCGTCGAGCAGGCGGCGGGCCTGGCGGCACGGCGTGGCTGGAGCATCTATCTGCTTGGCGCCGCGCCAGGGGTAGCCGCGGA harbors:
- a CDS encoding HAMP domain-containing sensor histidine kinase; this translates as MLQQPAARGGSAEGRAAAEHGFARAWGPVRLLAGDAIAAVLAIAALYLAHQRWPSILDVAGLGIIALATGVAVFGVLARAKARRPRPTEVVLLVLAELTLAAVVAIACVVLLAWTPALTLLAVLAGAAAGIAGRMPASAKGWRARRFHRRRTTAPGGVESSYSAEGADPDAVLYPLAAQIAATGSFACVRVFTLSDDQRALVLRAAASAEQGWVAAPPEHVRLVLDRCPLLAEVLKHGSWRQPGLGIEREAFGQDVGAGLNADAMIAAGPLIATEPARGLVVVKANATASASAFERDLATLRVGLARRRPEICAALATDLVSQIGLPFGRLLRDLPSPLLLLNRYARVIVVNAAAERALGRVAASLIGLRLCAGPQECDCVLHRALRGEGPIVTALDTILVDVVLAESTSTASVWAVAAPGQSGIVAVSLAPEGHAKGGTPEDDLSGLDLTAMMAHDLRSPLTALRVASQLAIEDDVTTDERLYLMGNVARLVERTDKIAADVLDAYQASARPETCRRDRVNLRQGCTALIDELALSAADSSRIHICLDPALTVFADGAKLRTVLRNLLTNAIKHTSPDDSISVSACRFDGEVRITVRDSGPGIAAEVAPRVFDRFYRGGAADERPAGHGLGLFIVRRLVHTMGGQIWLEPGSGQGAAFTFTLPELAPVELVKPALTPTAVAVARSA
- a CDS encoding response regulator transcription factor → MPAREAISVLIADPSAIRRLAIGDVLRRHKGIVLIGEADGEASACAMSADHQPAVCLAHAVLLSTSPAWLDRLHSAAPYTTVLVYGANPAADTASELLRAGVRGLIAPDTTAAQFVQLLSVVGSRQVERRGPGSNLALPVLLTSDEGVAPPRAAAPARLTGHQLEVLDLVAAGHSNREIAWRLGRSEHTVRAHLRTAYRRIGARNRAQAVSWLIGAGLYQEERPPGGIADTDVVELREGG
- a CDS encoding response regulator transcription factor encodes the protein MKQAGALPDADHQGAAVRLLISTQHVLLAEGIRSLAHERPGIVTRVACEERALTDALQSWAPTVVLVDAISRVQRIADATMLNGAGSEPAVVVLAPDEPVQIEVALLAGARGFIPHGASAGSLFACIEAVSRGEWGLPRNFVGELVEEYLSRRSDRPALVMPLEARERQILELFAGGMSAAKIGDCLFLSESAIRTELRILKRKFGATSRARLVALALRNGVVPQSEPPAAAWDRSEAGPDAAAL